One genomic window of Sardina pilchardus chromosome 15, fSarPil1.1, whole genome shotgun sequence includes the following:
- the rnf11b gene encoding RING finger protein 11b isoform X2 → MLSSTRTPSTASCPDGSPRWVQICVKWISWVWLEQAHVLVYHPTPSQARLATQLTEEEQVRIAQRIGLIQHLPKGLYDPGHDASEKKIRECVICMMDFVYGEPIRFLPCMHTYHLDCIDGWLMRSFICPSCMEPVDAALLSTYETN, encoded by the exons atgctgtCGTCGACCAGAACCCCTTCAACGGCCAGCTGCCCTGATGGCAGCCCGCGCTGGGTCCAAATATGCGTGAAGTGGATCAGCTGGGTCTGGCTg gagcagGCCCACGTGCTTGTTTACCACCCCACGCCCAGCCAGGCTCGTCTGGCCACTCAGCTGACCGAAGAGGAGCAGGTGCGCATAGCCCAGCGCATTGGCCTCATCCAGCACCTGCCCAAAGGCCTGTACGACCCCGGACATGACGCCTCCGAGAAGAAGATCCGAGA gtgtgtgatcTGCATGATGGACTTTGTGTACGGCGAGCCCATCCGGTTCCTGCCCTGCATGCACACCTACCACCTGGACTGCATCGACGGCTGGCTCATGCGCTCCTTCATCTGCCCCTCCTGCATGGAGCCCGTGGACGCCGCGCTGCTCTCCACCTACGAGACCAACTGA
- the cdkn2c gene encoding cyclin-dependent kinase 4 inhibitor C — protein sequence MAGRTQADRLTTASARGDLSEVEMILQNGADVNEKNILNRTAIQVMKLGNPAIADALLRANADPNVRDPVLGLTIAHDASRDGFLDTLRVLVHHGADVNLSDNGGNLPLHLAAREGHLDVVQFLAPCTSDPSQLNGSGRTPCDLARLHNRSSAAQWLETFVFSQQN from the exons ATGGCTGGACGCACGCAGGCAGATAGGCTGACCACGGCATCTGCAAGAGGGGATTTAAGCGAGGTTGAGATGATATTGCAAAACGGAGCAGATGTCAATGAAAAGAACATCTTGAACAGGACAGCCATACAG GTAATGAAACTTGGGAATCCAGCCATCGCGGATGCCTTACTGAGAGCGAACGCGGACCCAAATGTGCGTGACCCTGTGTTAGGACTGACCATTGCGCACGACGCCTCCAGGGATGGGTTCTTAGACACGCTGAGGGTGCTGGTTCATCACGGAGCTGACGTCAATTTAAGCGACAATGGCGGGAACCTGCCCCTGCACCTTGCTGCAAGAGAGGGTCACCTGGACGTTGTGCAGTTCCTTGCGCCGTGCACCTCAGACCCCTCTCAACTAAACGGGTCGGGCCGGACCCCGTGCGACTTGGCCAGGCTGCACAATAGAAGCTCCGCCGCACAGTGGCTAGAAACATTTGTGTTTTCACAGCAAAACTAA